A segment of the Acidimicrobiales bacterium genome:
TCGCGCGGCGGTTGCGTCATCTCCGGTGTCCTCAGCCATCGGGTGAGCTCGTCCTGGCCCGCCGGGCTGATGCGATAGTCCTTCTGCGGTCCCTCATCGTCGGCGCCGTCGGAGGCGATGAGCCCGTCCCGTTCGAGGCGTTGCAGCGTCGTGTACACCTGACCGACGTTGAGGGGCCACACCTCCCCGGTGCGGGCCTCGAACTCCTGGCGTAGCTGGAGCCCGTACTTCGGGCCCTCGCTGAGCAGGGCGAGCAGCGCGTGCCGAATGCTCATCCGAGGCGCTTCCGACCCTGCATACGGGGTATGCTACTGAGTATTCCAGAAGCGGTCAACCGCTCATCGGGGGGATCGCCTACCTGCTGGTCACCGTCCGGCTTCGTGATCGAGAACCGGAGCGACGCCTACTTCCTCCCCGTCAACGACGCCGACAATTGGCTGCACCTCCTGTTGACGGCCGGGCTTCTCGCCGGCGGGCTCGTGGCCGTGCTCACCGAGCGGAGAGCCGTCGCCAGCACGGCCTGACGCAGGGCGCGGCCGGCGGGCGCGCCGCTCGGCGTCGTAGTCTCCCAGCCCGTGGACGGCGACGCGCTCCGGGCCAGGTTGGTCGCAGGAGAGACCGTCATCCTGGCCGGATGCTTCGACGCCCTCTCCGCCCGCCTGGCCGTCGCCGCCGGTTTCGACGCCCTGTTCCTTTCCGGGTACTGCACGTCGGCCACCCTGCTCGGCCTGCCCGACTTCGGCTACCTGACCCAGACCGAGATGGCGGAGGTGGCCCGCAGGGTGTGCCGGACGGTTCCCGGCGCCCAGGTCGTGGTCGACGGCGACACCGGGTACGGCAACCCCCTCAACACCATCCGCACCGTCGAGTTGTACGAGGCGGCGGGCGGGGCGGGGATCTTCCTCGAGGACCAGGTGTGGCCCAAGAAGTGCGGGCACATGGCCGGGAAGAAGGTGGTCCCCCGTGACGAATGGCTGGCCAAGCTGCGGGCCGCGCTCGACGTCCGTGAGCACCTGTTCGTCACCGCCCGCACCGACGCCCGGGCCGCCATCGGGCTCGACGAGGCATGCGAGCGGGTGCGCATGGCCGCGGACCTCGGCGTGGACGCGATCTTCGTCGAGGCGCCCGAGTCACCCGAGGAGATGGAGGCAGTGGCCAAGGCCACGCCCGGTTGCATCCGGGTGGCCAACATGATCGAGGGCGGCCGCACCCCGCTGCGGACACCGGCCGAGCTGCACGAGCTGGGCTTCGACCTGATCGTCTCCCCGCTCACCGGGCTCCTCGCCGCGGCCCGGCAGATGGCGCAGGCCTACGCCGTGCTCCAGGAGAAGGGCACGCTGCGCGACGACCTCGAACTGGTGCTGTCGTTCGACCAGTTCAGTCCCGTCGTGGAGCTCGACCGCCACTACGCCACCGAGGCGCGCTACGCGGGGCCCGCCCCCGGCTGACGCGGTCGCTGCGTACCATCGGCGTCTTCTGCGGGAAGGGGATACCCATGGTTGACGACATGTCACAGGTCGACCTCGGTGCCCGGCTCCCTCGCATCGATCCCCGGTCGAACCCGGCCCGCTGACGTGGAAGACGGTCGCGGGCCTGCAGATCCGGTGGCGGCGGGGTCGATGAGGGCGGCGCCCCCGCTCCTCGTGGGCGCCGGCCCATTGCGCCGCGACCACGTCGTCGACGTGGCCAGACGGCAGCGGCGAGCGCAACTCGATCCCGGCGCCCGTGCTCGCATGTCGCAGACCCGCCGACTGGTGGAAGGCCTGGCGGCGTCGGACGTGCCTGTGTACGGCGTCTCCACCGGCTTCGGCTCGCTGGCACTGCGGGCCATCCCGGCCGGGCGCCGAGACGATCTCCAGTCCTCCCTGCTCCGGTCGCACGCAGCCGGCATGGGCCCGCCGGTGGAGGTGGAGGTGGTCCGGGCAATGATGCTGCTCCGCGCCCGCACGCTTGCCAGCGGGCACACCGGCGCTCGTCCCGTGGTGGCCGACCAGCTGCTCGCGTTCCTCGACGCCGGCATCACGCCCGTCGTGCCCGAGCACGGGTCCCTCGGCTGCAGCGGTGACCTCGCTCCGCTGGCCCACGTGGGTCTGGCGTTGCTCGGTGAGGGGACGGTCGTCCACGCCGGCGCCGAGATGCCGGCCGACGGCGCCCTCGCCCTGGCCGGTCTCCAGCCCCTCGTCCTGCACGCCAAGGAAGGGCTGTCCCTCGTCAACGGCACCGATGGGATGCTCGGGATGCTGGTCCTGGCGTGCGCCGACCTGGCCCGCCTGCTTCGCACGGCCGACGTGACGGCGGCCATGAGCGTGGAGGCCCTCCTCGGGACCGACCGCCCGTTCGCGGCCGACCTTCAGGCCCTGCGCCCGCACCCCGGCCAGGCCACGAGCGCAGCCAACCTGGTCGCCCTGCTGGCGGGGTCGGCCATCGTGGCGTCGCACCGCACGGGCGACCCCCGGGTGCAGGACGCCTACTCGCTCCGCTGTGCCCCACAGGTGGCCGGCGCGGCACGGGACACGCTCGCCTTCGCCGAGGTGGTGGCCGACCGGGAGCTGGCTGCGGCCATCGACAACCCCGTGGTGCTCGACGACGGACGGGTCGAGTCCGTCGGCAACTTCCACGGCGCGCCGCTGGCCTTCGCCTGCGACTTCCTGGCCATCGCGGCGGCCGATGTCGGCGCCATCGCCGAGCGGCGGGTGGACCGCCTCCTCGACGCTGCCCGCTCCAACGGGCTGCCCGCCTTCCTCGCCGCCGATCCCGGAGTCGACTCGGGGCTGATGATCGCCCAGTACACCGCAGCCGCCCTCGTGGCCGAGAACCGCCGCCTCGCCGCGCCGGCCAGCGTCGACACCCTGCCCACGTCGGCCATGCAGGAGGACCACGTGTCGATGGGCTGGGCGGCAGCCCGCAAGCTGCGGACCGTGGTCGCCAACCTGGGCCGCGTCCTGGCCATCGAGCTGGTGGCCGCCGGGCGGGCGCTGGACCTGCGGGCCCCGTTGCTCCCGGCGCCGGCCACGGCTGCGGCCCTGGCCGTCGTGCGCGGGGTGGTCCCCGGCGCCGGCCCGGACCGGTTCCTGGCACCCGAGCTGGCCGCGGCCGAGGCGGTAGTCAGCAGCGGAGCGGCGGTTGCCGCCGCCGAATCCGTCACCGGCCCACTGCCGTGACCGGGCCGAGGACGGTGCGGGCGCCGCGTGGCACCGAGCGGTCCTGCAAGGGGTGGGTGCAGGAGGCTGCGCTGCGGATGCTCATGAACAACCTCGATCCCGACGTGGCCGAGCGCCCACAGGACCTGGTGGTCTACGGGGGCACGGGACGGGCGGCCCGGAGCTGGGGCGCCTACGAGGCCATGGTCGCCACCCTGCGGCAGCTGGAAGGGGACGAGACTCTGCTGGTGCAGTCCGGCAAGCCCGTCGGCGTGTTCCGCACGCACGAATGGGCGCCGAGGGTGCTGATCGCCAACTCGAACCTCGTCCCGGACTGGGCCACGTGGGACGAGTTCCGCCGCCTGGAGGCGCTCGGGCTCACCATGTACGGCCAGATGACGGCCGGGAGCTGGATCTACATCGGCACCCAGGGGATCCTCCAGGGCACGTACGAGTGCTTCTCGGCCATCGCCGCCCGCCGCTTCGGCGGAACGCTGGCCGGGACCCTCACGGTGACGGCCGGGCTGGGCGGCATGGGTGGGGCCCAGCCGCTGGCGGTCACCATGAACGGCGGTGTCGCCCTGTGTGTCGACGTCGACCCCGCGCGGATCGAACGTCGCCTGCACGACCGCTACCTCGACGAGGTGGGCGACGACCTCGACGACGCCCTGGCGCGGGTGGAGCGAGCCCGCGCTGCCCGCTACCCCCTGTCCGTGGGCGTGCAGGGCAACATGGCCGAGGTGCTGCCCCGGCTGGCCGCCTCCGACATCGCCGCCGACATCGTCACCGACCAGACGCCGGCGCACGACCCCCTCTCCTACGTGCCCCCCGGCCTGTCCGTGGACGAGGCGGCCGAGCTCAGGACGGGCGACCCCGACGGCTATGTGGCCCGGAGCCGGGCGGGCATGGCGGTGCACTGCGAGGCGATGGTGGCGTTCCTCGACAAGGGCGCCGAGGTCTTCGACTACGGCAACAGCCTCCGGGTCGAGGCGAAGCTGGGCGGGTTCGACCGGGCGTTCTCCTACCCGGGCTTCCTCCCGGCCTACATCCGGCCGTTGTTCTGCGAGGGCAAGGGCCCGTTCCGGTGGGTCGCGCTGTCGGGCGATCCGGCCGACATCGGCGCCACCGACCGGGCGGTCATCGACGAGTTCCCCGAGAACGAGCACCTTGTGCGGTGGCTGCGGCTTGCGGCCGACAAGGTGCGGTTCCAGGGGCTTCCCGCTCGCATCTGCTGGCTGGGCTACGGCGAGCGGGACCGGATGGGTCTGCGCTTCAACGACCTGGTCGCCCGTGGCCGGGTGGCCGCGCCGATCGTGATCGGCCGCGACCACCTCGACTCCGGGTCGGTGGCGTCGCCCTACCGTGAGACCGAGGCCATGGCCGACGGCAGCGACGCCATCGCCGACTGGCCGTTGCTCAACGCCCTGCTCACGACGGCCAGCGGCGCCTCGTGGGTGAGCATCCACTCGGGTGGGGGCGTCGGTATCGGCCGCTCGGTCCACGCCGGCATGGTCGTGGTGGCCGACGGCACGGACCTGGCTGCCGAGAAGCTCGAGCGCGTGCTCACGTGCGATCCCGGTACCGGGGTGGTGCGCCACGCCGACGCCGGCTACCAGCGGGCGCGTGACGTCGCGCGCCAGCGCGGCGTCCACGTCCCCATGCAGCCGTGACCGGGCCGCAACCGATCGCCGGCGGACCCGCTCCCGCAGCAGCGGCGGAGGGGTCGGTGCACCCGGACCGGTACGTCGCCGGTTCGCCGACCGGTGCCGGCCGGGGCCGCGCCCGATGACGTCGTGGTGGGCCGAGTGGGCATGGATGGGCGGACCCGACGAGGGAGCGGTCGCCGGGGTGGTCCTGTCCGAGGACGGGGGCGTGCTCACGGAGGTGTCGACCGGCGTGGCGGCGCCGGCGGCCGGGGCCACCGTGCTGCGGGGCATCACGCTGCCGGGCCTGGTGAACGGTCACTCGCACGCCTTCCACCGGGCGCTGCGCGGGGGCGCCGCCGGTGAGGACTTCTGGTCGTGGCGGGAGGCCATGTACGCGGTGGCCGGCGCACTCCAACCCGACCTGCTCCTGGCCCTGGCGCGGGCCTGCTTCGCCGAGATGGTGCTGGCCGGCATCACCGCCGTGCACGAGTTCCACTACCTCCATCAGCCCGGCGGCATGGACGATGCGGTGGTCGAGGCGGCGGCGTCGGCGGGGATCCGTCTCGTGCTCCTGGACACCTGCTACCTGCGGGCCGGCTTCGACGGCGGCGGGCTCAGCCCCGTGCAGCGGCGGTTCAGCGATGGTGACGCCGACCGGTGGGCCGAGCGGGCCTCGGCCGTGGCCGACCGGTACCCGTCCGTCGAGGTGGGGGCGGCCATCCACAGCGTGCGAGCCGTCGACCCCCCTTCCATGGAGTCCGTGGCCCGCTGGGCGGGCGGCCGCCGCGTTCCGCTGCATCTGCACCTGTCCGAACAGCCGGGCGAGAACGAGGCGTGCCTGGCTGCCACCGGGCGGACGCCGGCCGAGCTGTGCGAGTCCTCCGGTGTCCTCGGGCCCGGCACCACGGCCGTGCACGCCACCCATGCCAGCGCCTCCGACATCGCCCTCCTCGGCCGGTCGGGGACGGCCGTGTGCCTCTGCCCGACGACCGAGCGTGACCTCGGTGACGGCGTCGTCCCGGCCGCCGCCCTCGATGCGGCCGGCTGCTCCCTCCGGCTCGGCTCGGACAGCCAGGCCGTGGTGGACCTCTTCGAGGAGGCGAGAGCGGTCGAGCTGGGTCAGCGGCTGGTGACCGGCCGCCGGAGCCATCACTGCCCGGCCGCCCTGCTCGCGGCAGCCACCGGCGGCCGCCGTCTCGAGATCGGTGCGCCGGCCGACCTGACCACCGTGTCGGTGCGGTCACCCCGCCTGGCCGGCTTCGATCCGTCCACTGCGGCCGCCCACCTCGTCTTCGCAGCCGCCGCGGCCGACGTGGAGACGGTCGTGGTGGGCGGTCGCGCCGTCGTGTCCGACGGCGCCCATTGCGACATCGACGTGGGCGGGGAGCTGGCGGCGGCCATCACCGCCGTCCGCCGGGCGGCTGCCGGATGACGGCCGTCGGATCTCCGGGTGCGCGGGAGCACTCGGTCGGGGGTCGTCGATGGTGACCTGGGATTTGCTGGTGACCGGTGCCCGCCTGGCGACCATGACCGCGGGTTGGCGCCTGATCGACGACGGCGTGGTGGCCGTGTCGGCCGGCCGCATCGCCTATGCGGGACCGGCGGCGGCGTCGCCGGTCGGTGGGGCGGTTCGCCGGCTCGACGTGGAGGGACGCCTGGTTACGCCCGGCCTCGTCGACTGCCACACCCACCTGGTGTTCGCCGGCGACCGGGCCGGGGAGATGGAGCAGCGGCTGGCGGGACTCGGCTACGAGGACATCGCGGCGGCCGGCGGCGGGATCCTCGCCACGGTGCGAGCGACGCGGGCCGCAGGCGATGCGCAGCTGCTCGCCGCCGCGGCCGGCCGGCTGCGCCGCCTCCGGGACAGCGGCGTCACCACCGTGGAGGTGAAGTCGGGCTACGGGTTGGACCTGGCGACCGAGCTGCGCATGCTGGGGGTCGCCCGCCGGCTGGGCGGCGCCTGCGGGGTCACGGTGCGTACGACGTTCCTCGGCGCCCACGTCGTGCCGCCCGAGTACGCCGGCCACGGCGACGACTACGTCCACGAGGTGATCGACACGATGCTCCCGGCCGTCGTTGCCGCCGGCCTGGCCGACGCCGTCGACGTGTTCTGCGAGCAGCTGGCGTTCACGCCGGAGCAGGCCGCCCTGGTGCTGGGCGCCGCCCGCCGGGCCGGATTGCTGGGAAAGGTCCACGCCGACCAACTGTCCGACGGCGGGGGAGCGGCACTGGCCGCCGCCCACGGCGCCGTCTCCGCCGATCACCTCGAGTACGCGTCGCCCGAGGGCGTGGCCGCCCTCGCCGCGTCGGGCACCGTGGCCGTGCTGCTCCCGGGCGCCGCGCACGTGCTCGGTTCGGAACGGGCGCCGCCGATCGCCGTCATGCGGGCCCTGGGCGTGCCGATGGCGGTCGCCACCGACGCGAACCCGGGGACGTCGCCGCTGCTATCGATGCCGCTTGCCATGCACCTGGCGTGCGTGCGCTTCGGGCTCACGCCCGACGAGGCTCTGGCGGGCGCCACCGTCCACGCCGCCGCCGCTCTCGGGCTGACCGGCCAGGTGGGTGTGCTCGCCCCCGGGGCGCAGGCCGATCTGGTGGTGTGGGACGCGGAGCGGCCGGTGGATCTCGTGTACTGGCTTGGCGCCGACCTGGCCGCCCGGATCGTCGTCGCCGGGCGGCAGGACGGCGAAGGGGACTAGATGACGTCGCGCTCCCGGACGACGGTGGTGCGCCGGCCGCGGTAGTACCGCGGTCCGCCGATGCCGCCGAGCAGAAGGACCACCAACAACACGATGAGCAGGATCGTAAGCATGTCCTGGCTGTTCCCACGGGAACGCGCTCCCACACCCGCTATCCGTCCCCGTCGCGTGAGCGATGGACCCGGCCCCCCGTGCGCATACCCGCTCCCGAGGCAATAGCTCGCCATTTCGGCGAGCTATTGCCTCGAAGACACATCAGATGTCGCCGTGCTCCTCGCGGACCTCGTCCTCGACCTCGTCGACCGTCTGGTCGTCGGGCTCGTCGCCGGTCTCCGCCTCGACCTTCCCCTTGGCCTC
Coding sequences within it:
- a CDS encoding isocitrate lyase/PEP mutase family protein, which produces MDGDALRARLVAGETVILAGCFDALSARLAVAAGFDALFLSGYCTSATLLGLPDFGYLTQTEMAEVARRVCRTVPGAQVVVDGDTGYGNPLNTIRTVELYEAAGGAGIFLEDQVWPKKCGHMAGKKVVPRDEWLAKLRAALDVREHLFVTARTDARAAIGLDEACERVRMAADLGVDAIFVEAPESPEEMEAVAKATPGCIRVANMIEGGRTPLRTPAELHELGFDLIVSPLTGLLAAARQMAQAYAVLQEKGTLRDDLELVLSFDQFSPVVELDRHYATEARYAGPAPG
- the hutH gene encoding histidine ammonia-lyase, producing the protein MRAAPPLLVGAGPLRRDHVVDVARRQRRAQLDPGARARMSQTRRLVEGLAASDVPVYGVSTGFGSLALRAIPAGRRDDLQSSLLRSHAAGMGPPVEVEVVRAMMLLRARTLASGHTGARPVVADQLLAFLDAGITPVVPEHGSLGCSGDLAPLAHVGLALLGEGTVVHAGAEMPADGALALAGLQPLVLHAKEGLSLVNGTDGMLGMLVLACADLARLLRTADVTAAMSVEALLGTDRPFAADLQALRPHPGQATSAANLVALLAGSAIVASHRTGDPRVQDAYSLRCAPQVAGAARDTLAFAEVVADRELAAAIDNPVVLDDGRVESVGNFHGAPLAFACDFLAIAAADVGAIAERRVDRLLDAARSNGLPAFLAADPGVDSGLMIAQYTAAALVAENRRLAAPASVDTLPTSAMQEDHVSMGWAAARKLRTVVANLGRVLAIELVAAGRALDLRAPLLPAPATAAALAVVRGVVPGAGPDRFLAPELAAAEAVVSSGAAVAAAESVTGPLP
- the hutU gene encoding urocanate hydratase, with the translated sequence MTGPRTVRAPRGTERSCKGWVQEAALRMLMNNLDPDVAERPQDLVVYGGTGRAARSWGAYEAMVATLRQLEGDETLLVQSGKPVGVFRTHEWAPRVLIANSNLVPDWATWDEFRRLEALGLTMYGQMTAGSWIYIGTQGILQGTYECFSAIAARRFGGTLAGTLTVTAGLGGMGGAQPLAVTMNGGVALCVDVDPARIERRLHDRYLDEVGDDLDDALARVERARAARYPLSVGVQGNMAEVLPRLAASDIAADIVTDQTPAHDPLSYVPPGLSVDEAAELRTGDPDGYVARSRAGMAVHCEAMVAFLDKGAEVFDYGNSLRVEAKLGGFDRAFSYPGFLPAYIRPLFCEGKGPFRWVALSGDPADIGATDRAVIDEFPENEHLVRWLRLAADKVRFQGLPARICWLGYGERDRMGLRFNDLVARGRVAAPIVIGRDHLDSGSVASPYRETEAMADGSDAIADWPLLNALLTTASGASWVSIHSGGGVGIGRSVHAGMVVVADGTDLAAEKLERVLTCDPGTGVVRHADAGYQRARDVARQRGVHVPMQP
- a CDS encoding formimidoylglutamate deiminase codes for the protein MTSWWAEWAWMGGPDEGAVAGVVLSEDGGVLTEVSTGVAAPAAGATVLRGITLPGLVNGHSHAFHRALRGGAAGEDFWSWREAMYAVAGALQPDLLLALARACFAEMVLAGITAVHEFHYLHQPGGMDDAVVEAAASAGIRLVLLDTCYLRAGFDGGGLSPVQRRFSDGDADRWAERASAVADRYPSVEVGAAIHSVRAVDPPSMESVARWAGGRRVPLHLHLSEQPGENEACLAATGRTPAELCESSGVLGPGTTAVHATHASASDIALLGRSGTAVCLCPTTERDLGDGVVPAAALDAAGCSLRLGSDSQAVVDLFEEARAVELGQRLVTGRRSHHCPAALLAAATGGRRLEIGAPADLTTVSVRSPRLAGFDPSTAAAHLVFAAAAADVETVVVGGRAVVSDGAHCDIDVGGELAAAITAVRRAAAG
- the hutI gene encoding imidazolonepropionase, producing MVTWDLLVTGARLATMTAGWRLIDDGVVAVSAGRIAYAGPAAASPVGGAVRRLDVEGRLVTPGLVDCHTHLVFAGDRAGEMEQRLAGLGYEDIAAAGGGILATVRATRAAGDAQLLAAAAGRLRRLRDSGVTTVEVKSGYGLDLATELRMLGVARRLGGACGVTVRTTFLGAHVVPPEYAGHGDDYVHEVIDTMLPAVVAAGLADAVDVFCEQLAFTPEQAALVLGAARRAGLLGKVHADQLSDGGGAALAAAHGAVSADHLEYASPEGVAALAASGTVAVLLPGAAHVLGSERAPPIAVMRALGVPMAVATDANPGTSPLLSMPLAMHLACVRFGLTPDEALAGATVHAAAALGLTGQVGVLAPGAQADLVVWDAERPVDLVYWLGADLAARIVVAGRQDGEGD